A genomic stretch from Onychostoma macrolepis isolate SWU-2019 chromosome 02, ASM1243209v1, whole genome shotgun sequence includes:
- the ccr9a gene encoding C-C chemokine receptor type 9a, with product MNITESVTQSTGMTSEYDYEDSSTTMGDYEDGEICNKATVRKFRMYYEPALYWMIVILGAIGNTLVVWIYTHFKNRLKAMTDVYLLNLALADLFFLCTLPFWAADSIYGWTFGSGLCKIVSAIYKINFFSSMFLLTCISVDRYIVIVQTTKAQNSKRDRLLYSKLICVLVWLLAAVMSIPEFIFARSKEDDQGNHFCMMVYWNNENNRTKILVLALQICMGFCIPLIVMIFCYTNIIRTLLKTRNFEKHKALRVILAVVAVFVVSQLPYNGMLVFEATQAANTTVTNCEEVQLFDIAGQIMKSLAYMHSCLNPFLYAFVGVRFRKDVFKLFQNLGCIPTLKNSKLLQGSSHRPSVMSDTETTNALSL from the exons ATGAACATAACCGAGTCTGTGACCCAGTCGACTGGGATGACTTCAGAATAT GATTATGAAGACTCTTCCACAACTATGGGTGATTATGAAGATGGGGAAATATGTAACAAAGCAACAGTGCGAAAGTTTCGAATGTACTATGAACCTGCACTCTATTGGATGATTGTGATTCTGGGAGCCATTGGAAACACTCTGGTAGTCTGGATATACACACACTTCAAAAACCGCCTGAAGGCGATGACGGACGTTTATCTACTGAACCTGGCTCTGGCTGATTTGTTCTTCCTCTGCACTCTGCCATTCTGGGCCGCCGACTCCATCTACGGTTGGACCTTTGGCTCAGGCCTCTGCAAAATCGTCTCTGCCATTTACAAAATCAACTTCTTCAGCAGCATGTTTCTACTTACCTGCATCAGTGTCGATCGCTACATAGTGATTGTCCAGACTACCAAAGCACAGAACTCCAAGAGGGATCGTCTCCTGTACAGCAAACTCATCTGTGTTTTAGTCTGGCTCCTGGCGGCCGTGATGTCCATCCCAGAGTTTATCTTCGCTCGTTCAAAAGAGGATGATCAGGGCAATCACTTTTGTATGATGGTCTACTGGAACAATGAAAACAATCGTACAAAAATACTGGTCCTGGCTCTCCAGATCTGCATGGGCTTCTGCATCCCTCTCATAGTGATGATCTTCTGCTATACCAACATCATCCGCACCTTGCTGAAGACGAGGAACTTCGAGAAGCACAAGGCCCTGCGGGTCATCCTGGCAGTTGTGGCTGTGTTTGTTGTCTCTCAGCTTCCATACAACGGCATGTTGGTCTTCGAAGCCACTCAGGCGGCCAATACAACTGTCACAAACTGTGAAGAGGTCCAACTCTTTGACATCGCCGGCCAAATTATGAAGAGTCTCGCTTACATGCACAGCTGCCTAAATCCGTTCCTTTACGCCTTCGTCGGAGTGCGTTTCCGAAAAGATGTCTTTAAACTTTTCCAAAACCTTGGCTGTATTCCAACCCTCAAGAACTCCAAGTTGCTGCAGGGAAGCTCTCACCGCCCCTCTGTTATGTCAGACACAGAAACCACCAATGCACTCTCATTGTGA
- the LOC131523319 gene encoding uncharacterized protein LOC131523319 isoform X1, with protein MESTKDEIIWKSHGVACSAPAIYLSTAPTSTWRVQSKSRTHLTPPPEGTSWSAECDKDVYITQLVQRLESLHMSAVVNTQQVSLESISNGCMAQEPTTCCSQTKSSQVSKQHHTTQLRMLSHRWQRLGLQPPILWDTQEHISQHKPEVETRPELEIHPIQVSRIVSPRNEQPDEIKTISNSLCSRSSNERLEGNATEPSVSVESENSDLSDQEKDNKPILKWETAVELDLRPDLFDRDLEPTVTGEGEQVYPEVLPFPLKDLDFSQFQSTADDLESQHNLCLTDPCLTAMAARMIKLEKLQTATIQKEQGKAVRSRPATALVRNANHLRRMESPCSQEHLRIKGNNSVLEDVTKLALSSSSHSKSTHHNRPSPNAGKVWIGFQQPPALPKKPHSGVVKLKKTDALVQDLVVHSSISQKCSSPNSSKRCKPSKKAMPMSQKTSSEKTSVPAKALCRKT; from the exons ATGGAAAGCACGAAGGATGAAATCATCTGGAAGTCGCATGGAGTGGCTTGCAGCGCACCTGCTATTTACCTGTCTACTGCACCCACT TCTACCTGGCGGGTCCAGAGCAAGTCTAGGACACATCTCACACCACCACCTGAAG GTACCTCTTGGTCAGCAGAGTGTGATAAG GACGTCTACATTACTCAGTTAGTACAGCGACTGGAAAGTCTGCACATGTCTGCGGTAGTGAACACACAACAG GTATCTTTGGAAAGCATTTCTAATGGCTGTATGGCACAGGAACCAACCACCTGTTGCAGCCAAACAAAATCATCCCAAGT CTCAAAGCAACATCATACAACCCAGTTAAGGATGCTGTCACATAGATGGCAGAGGCTTGGTCTTCAGCCTCCAATCCTCTGGGACACGCAAGAACACATTTCTCAACATAAACCTGAGGTAGAAACCAGACCAGAACTGGAAATCCACCCCATACAGGTCAGCCGCATTGTTTCTCCAAGGAACGAACAACCAGATGAGATCAAGACAATCAGTAATTCCCTTTGTAGCAGATCCAGTAATGAACGTCTTGAAGGAAATGCAACTGAACCATCCGTATCAGTCGAATCTGAAAACAGTGACCTCTCAGACCAAGAGAAAGACAATAAACCTATATTAAAATGGGAAACAGCTGTAGAATTGGACCTGAGGCCAGACTTATTTGATAGAGATCTAGAACCTACAGTGACTGGAGAAGGAGAGCAAGTGTATCCTGAGGTTCTTCCATTTCCACTTAAAGATCTCGACTTTAGTCAATTCCAATCCACAGCAGATGATTTGGAGAGCCAGCACAACTTGTGTTTAACCGACCCTTGCCTCACCGCTATGGCTGCACGCATGATAAAACTAGAGAAACTTCAGACTGCGACTATACAGAAAGAACAAGGGAAAGCGGTGAGATCTCGTCCAGCAACTGCTTTAGTTCGAAACGCCAACCATCTGAGACGTATGGAAAGCCCTTGTTCTCAGGAACACTTGAGGATTAAAGGCAATAATTCAGTTTTAGAAGATGTAACAAAACTTGCGCTTTCTTCAAGCTCTCATTCAAAGTCTACGCATCATAATCGCCCCTCGCCAAATGCTGGAAAGGTGTGGATTGGATTTCAGCAACCACCGGCTTTACCTAAGAAACCACACTCTGGTGTGGTAAAATTAAAGAAGACTGATGCCCTTGTTCAAGATCTTGTTGTTCACTCGAGCATATCACAAAAATGCAGTAGTCCAAATAGCTCGAAGAGATGCAAACCCTCAAAGAAAGCCATGCCAATGTCTCAGAAGACCTCTTCTGAAAAGACTAGTGTTCCCGCTAAAGCTCTTTGCAGGAAAACATGA
- the LOC131523319 gene encoding uncharacterized protein LOC131523319 isoform X2, giving the protein MEWLAAHLLFTCLLHPLLPGGSRASLGHISHHHLKDVYITQLVQRLESLHMSAVVNTQQVSLESISNGCMAQEPTTCCSQTKSSQVSKQHHTTQLRMLSHRWQRLGLQPPILWDTQEHISQHKPEVETRPELEIHPIQVSRIVSPRNEQPDEIKTISNSLCSRSSNERLEGNATEPSVSVESENSDLSDQEKDNKPILKWETAVELDLRPDLFDRDLEPTVTGEGEQVYPEVLPFPLKDLDFSQFQSTADDLESQHNLCLTDPCLTAMAARMIKLEKLQTATIQKEQGKAVRSRPATALVRNANHLRRMESPCSQEHLRIKGNNSVLEDVTKLALSSSSHSKSTHHNRPSPNAGKVWIGFQQPPALPKKPHSGVVKLKKTDALVQDLVVHSSISQKCSSPNSSKRCKPSKKAMPMSQKTSSEKTSVPAKALCRKT; this is encoded by the exons ATGGAGTGGCTTGCAGCGCACCTGCTATTTACCTGTCTACTGCACCCACT TCTACCTGGCGGGTCCAGAGCAAGTCTAGGACACATCTCACACCACCACCTGAAG GACGTCTACATTACTCAGTTAGTACAGCGACTGGAAAGTCTGCACATGTCTGCGGTAGTGAACACACAACAG GTATCTTTGGAAAGCATTTCTAATGGCTGTATGGCACAGGAACCAACCACCTGTTGCAGCCAAACAAAATCATCCCAAGT CTCAAAGCAACATCATACAACCCAGTTAAGGATGCTGTCACATAGATGGCAGAGGCTTGGTCTTCAGCCTCCAATCCTCTGGGACACGCAAGAACACATTTCTCAACATAAACCTGAGGTAGAAACCAGACCAGAACTGGAAATCCACCCCATACAGGTCAGCCGCATTGTTTCTCCAAGGAACGAACAACCAGATGAGATCAAGACAATCAGTAATTCCCTTTGTAGCAGATCCAGTAATGAACGTCTTGAAGGAAATGCAACTGAACCATCCGTATCAGTCGAATCTGAAAACAGTGACCTCTCAGACCAAGAGAAAGACAATAAACCTATATTAAAATGGGAAACAGCTGTAGAATTGGACCTGAGGCCAGACTTATTTGATAGAGATCTAGAACCTACAGTGACTGGAGAAGGAGAGCAAGTGTATCCTGAGGTTCTTCCATTTCCACTTAAAGATCTCGACTTTAGTCAATTCCAATCCACAGCAGATGATTTGGAGAGCCAGCACAACTTGTGTTTAACCGACCCTTGCCTCACCGCTATGGCTGCACGCATGATAAAACTAGAGAAACTTCAGACTGCGACTATACAGAAAGAACAAGGGAAAGCGGTGAGATCTCGTCCAGCAACTGCTTTAGTTCGAAACGCCAACCATCTGAGACGTATGGAAAGCCCTTGTTCTCAGGAACACTTGAGGATTAAAGGCAATAATTCAGTTTTAGAAGATGTAACAAAACTTGCGCTTTCTTCAAGCTCTCATTCAAAGTCTACGCATCATAATCGCCCCTCGCCAAATGCTGGAAAGGTGTGGATTGGATTTCAGCAACCACCGGCTTTACCTAAGAAACCACACTCTGGTGTGGTAAAATTAAAGAAGACTGATGCCCTTGTTCAAGATCTTGTTGTTCACTCGAGCATATCACAAAAATGCAGTAGTCCAAATAGCTCGAAGAGATGCAAACCCTCAAAGAAAGCCATGCCAATGTCTCAGAAGACCTCTTCTGAAAAGACTAGTGTTCCCGCTAAAGCTCTTTGCAGGAAAACATGA